CCCCTGCACCTGCCCGAGTGGAACGTCGACCAGCTCCCGGAGGACACGACCGGCCGGCAGATCACCCTGACCGACATCGCCGCCTCGGTCACCTTCCTGGCACTGATCATCATCTACCTCCCGATGCAGCACTTCCGCTCGTTCGTTCCCACCGACGGTGAGAACCTGCCGATCCTCGACCCGGCGCTGTGGAGCTTCTGGCTGCCGTTCCTGATCGCGGTGCTGGTCGCCACCATCGGCCTGGAGATCGCCAAGTACCGGGCCGGGCGCTGGACCTGGCCGCTGGTCGCGGTGAACGCGGTGCTCGACCTGGCGTTCGCGGTGCCGGTGGTCTGGCTGATGTCGACCGACCGGCTGCTCAACCCCGAGTTCGTGGCCCGCTTCGAGTGGCTCGGCGAGGGCGACAACCTGAACCTGGTCGCGACCGCCGTGATCGCCGGCACGGTGCTGGTGACGCTCTGGGACATCCTCGACAGCGCCGTCAAGACGTACCGCAACCGCACCTGATCCCACCACGACCACGGCCCGGCGCGCCCCCGCGTGCCGGGCCGTGGCGCGTGCCGACGCCGGCCACCAGCCGGGGCGCGGCGCACCGGCGGTCGCCCCGGCGAGGAAGCCGGCCGGGTGCCGGACCGGCGGCGGCCGGCGGGATGAGATCCTGACCTGGATGAACAGCGACACCGACGAGGGCTGGCGGCGCCCGGGGCCCACCCCGGAGCAGCGCCGGCTGGACGTCTACACCGGGTTGGCCGCCACCGTTCTGGCGCTGTTCAGCCTGACCCTGACCCGCAGCGCCGGCGCGTTCCTGCTCGGCCCGCCGCCGTCCGGCCCGGAGCAGATCTTCTGGACCGTCGCGGTGACCCTGCCGCTGATCTGGCGACGCCGGTTCCCCGCCGCCGTCACGCTGGTGGTCTCGGTCGCGTTCATCGCCGCGCAGGCCCGCTCCGCCCCGGAGACGCAGCTCGCCTCGTGGGCGCTGTTCGCCGCCCTCTACACGCTGGGCGCGTGGGGCCGGGACCGGCGGCTGTCCCGACGGCTGCGGATCGGCGTCATCGCCACCATGTTCCTGTGGCTCGGGATCTACTACGCGACCACCTACACCAACATCCCCGCCGACGCGTTCGCCCGCGCGGTCGGGCCCGTGCCCCCGTTGCTCGCGGCGATGGTGAACGGGGTGCTGGTCAACGGCCTCTACTTCGGGTTCGCGTACTTCTTCGGGGAGACCGCGTGGCTGGCCGCCCGGCGTCAGCACGAGGTGCAGGCGCGGGCCGAGGAGCTGCGCCGTTCGCAGGCCGAGATCCGCGAGCACGCGGTGGTGGGCGAGCGGGTCCGCATCGCCCGCGAGCTGCACGACGTGGTCGCCCACCACGTGTCGGTGATGGGGGTGCAGGCGGCCGCCGCCCGCCGGGTGTTCGACAAGGACCCGGTCAAGGCCCGCACGGCGCTGAGCGCGATCGAGGAGACCGCCCGCACGGCCGTCGACGAGCTGCGCCGGATGCTCGGCCTGCTCCGCGCCCGCGACGGCGGCCCGGACCGCCCCGACCAGCCGGGGCCCGCCGGGATAGACCGGATCACGGCCGTGGTCGAGCGCGCCCGCGAGGCCGGGCTGCGGGCCACCATGGGGGTGTACGGGGACCCGACGCCGCTGCCGGAGTCGGTCTCGCAGGCCGCGTACCGGGTGGCCCAGGAGGCCGTGACGAACGCGCTCAAGCACGCCGAGGGCGCGACCGCGCTCGACGTGCGGATCCGCTACCTGGCACACGAGGTGGAGGTCGACGTGACCGATGACGGACGGGCCACCCGCCCGCCGAACGCCGACGGGCTCGGCCTGGTCGGGATGCGCGAGCGGGTCGCCACCCACGGCGGCGCGCTGGAGGTCGGCCCGCGCGCCGGCGGCGGCTGGCGGGTACGGGCCCGGTTCCCGCTGCCGCTGCCGGTGGGGCGGCCCGCGTGAGCGCCGGGGACGAGGTGCCCGGGACCGACCGTCCGGTCCGGGTGCTGCTCGCCGACGACCAGCACCTGGTCCGCACCGGCTTCCGGGTCATCCTGGAGGTGGAGGACGACATCGAGGTCGTCGGGGAGGCCGCCGACGGGGAGCGCGCCGCCAGCATGACCCGGGCGCTGCGTCCGGACGTCGTGCTGATGGACGTGGAGATGCCCGGGGTCGACGGGCTGGAGGCCACCCGGCGGATCACCGCCGAGGAGGACGGGCCGGGCGGGCCGGCCGTACTGATCCTCACCACGTTCGACCGGGACGACTACCTGTTCGCCGCGCTGCGCGCCGGGGCCAGCGGCTTCCTGCTCAAGAACGGCACCCCGGAGGCCCTGATCGAGGCGATCCGGGTGCTCGCCCGGGGCGACGGTCTGCTCGCCCCGGAACTCACCCGGCGGGTGATCGCCACCTTCGCCCGCCCCGGCGAGCCCGTCACCCCGGGCGGCCCGAGGACGGCTCCCGAGGCGGCACTGCGGGATCTCACCCCCCGCGAGCGGGAGGTCCTGGTCCTGGTCGCCGGCGGCGCCAGCAACGCCGAGATCGCCGCCGAGCTGCACCTGGGCGAGGCGACGGTGAAGACGCACGTCAGCCGGGTGCTCGCCAAGCTGGGCCTGCGCGACCGGGTGCAGGCGGTGGTCTTCGCGTACGAGCACGGGGTCGTGCGCCCCGGCGGCTGACCCGGCTCCGCCACGAGGGGGACGTCCCGCTCGATCTCGGGACGGACGGCGGGCGGCGGCCGACGATCTAGCGTGGACGCCGTGACCAATGTGCTCCGCCTCGACGGCGTCGACCGCAGCTTCGGCGACCGGCGGGTGCTCCAGAACGTGTCCTTCGACGTGGCCGCCGGCCGGATGACCGGCTTCGTGGGCGGCAACGGCGCCGGCAAGACCACCACCATGCGGATCATCCTCGGGGTGCTCGCCCCGGACGCCGGCGAGATCACCTGGCAGGGAGCACCGCTGAGCCGGCAGGCCCGCCGGCGCTTCGGCTACATGCCGGAGGAACGCGGCCTCTACCCGAAGATGAGCGTCCGGGACCAGGTGGCCTACCTGGGTCGGCTGCACGGGATGAGCGCCGCCGCCGCGCGCCGCAACACGGACGCGCTGCTGGAGCGGGTCGGGCTCGCCGAGCGCGGCGACGACCTGCTGGAGACGCTGTCGCTGGGCAACCAGCAGCGCGCGCAGATCGCCGCCGCCCTGGTGCACGACCCCGAGGTGCTGGTGCTCGACGAGCCCTTCTCCGGGCTCGACCCGTTGGCCGTGGACACGGTCGTGGCGGTCCTGCGGGAGCGGGCCGCCGCGGGCGCGCCGGTGCTCTTCTCCAGCCACCAGCTGGACGTCGTCGAGCGGCTCTGCGACGACCTGGTGATCATCGGGGGCGGCCTGATCCGGGCCGCCGGCAGCCGGGAGGAGCTGCGCGCGACGTACACCGTGCCCCGGTACGAGCTGGTGGTGGAGACCGACGCCGGCTGGCTGCGGGACCAGCCGGGGGTGACCCTCGTCGACCTGGACGGCGCGCGCGCCGTGTTCGACCTCGCGCCCGGCACGGACGAGCAGCCGGTGCTGCACGCGGCGCTGGCGCGCGGCCCCGTCCGCGCGTTCCGCCCGGTCAGCCCCTCCCTCACCGAGATCTTCCGAGAGGTCGCCCAGTGAACACCATGCAGGCCACCCGGCTGGTCGCCGCCCGTGAGATCCGGGTCAAGCTGCGCGACCGCACCTTCCTGTTCAGCACGCTGTTCTTCCTGCTGATCGCCGCCGCCGCGACCATCCTGCCGCCGCTGCTCTCCGGCGGCCCGTCGAGCGTGGCGGTGACCGCGGCGGCGGCCGGCCCGCTGCGCGAGGCCGGGCTCCAGGTGCGTACGGTCGCCGACGACCGCGCCGCCGAGCAGGTCGTACGCGACGGCGACGTCGACGCTGCGGTGGTCTCCGGACCGGCGGTGCTCGCCATGGACGAGGCCCCCGACGACGTGGTGGCGGCGCTGAGCACGCAGCCCGCGGTCCGGCTGCTGGACCCCGACGCGGTGGACCCGGTGGTGGCCTTCCTGGTGCCGTTCGCCTTCGCGTTCATCTTCTTCGTCACCTCGCAGACCTTCGGCGTGCAGATCGCGCAGAGCATCGTCGAGGAGAAGCAGACGAGGATCGTGGAGATCCTGGTGGCCGCAGTGCCGGTACGGGCGTTGCTGGCCGGCAAGATGATCGCCGGCACGGTGCTGGCCCTCGGGCAGATCGCGCTGGTCGCCCTCGTCGCCCTGGTCGGGGTGCAGTTCGGCGACAGCGGCGGGCTGCTCTCGCTGCTGGCCCCGGCGATCGGTTGGTTCCTGCCGTTCTTCCTGCTCGGCTTCGTGCTGGTCGCGGCCATGTGGGCGGCGGCCGGCGCACTGGTGAACCGCCAGGAGGACATCGCGGGCGTGTCGACGCCGGTGCAGCTCGCGGTCATGCTGCCGTTCTTCGCGGTGATCTTCCTGAACGACAACGCGACGGCCATGCGGGTGCTGTCCTACCTGCCGTTCTCCGCGCCGACGGCGATGCCGTTGCGGCTGTTCACCGGGGACGCGGCCGGCTGGGAGCCGCTGGTGTCCCTGGCCCTGCTGCTGGTCGCGGCCGCCGGGTTCGTGGCCGCCGGGGCCCGGGTGTACGAGGGCTCGCTGCTGCGCACCAACGGCCGCACCTCGGTGCGGACGGCGTGGCGGTCGCGGGAGAAGACGCTGGGCTGAGCGCCGGCGCCGGCGGGCCACCGGCCCGCCGGCGCCGGCGTGGCACGTGCGGGTCGACGGCGGATGCCGCGTCGCCGCCGGTCGACGGCGGACGCCGCCGGCGCGACGCGTCAGGCGCCGGGCGACGCGCGGTCAGCGGGAGGGTGGGACCGTGTCCCAGCGGGACGGCGGGACGGTGTCCCAGCCGGACGGCAGGGCCGGCACCGGCCAGGCCGGGTCCGGGCGCCAGGCCGACCAGGCCTCGTCCCACCAGCGCTCCCCCGCGTCGAGCAGGGCGGCGATCCGGTCGCCCTCGGCCCGGATCGCGTCGGCCATCCCCGGGTAGCGCCCCTCGTCGAGGCGCTGGGCGAACAGCTCCACGTCCTTCCAGACGTAGCGGCCGTCGCCGGCACCCCACCAGAGGTCCAGCTCGTGGTCGAGGGTGTCCACCCCGATCGGCGTACGCCGCAACGGCTCCTGGAGGTTGAAGTACCAGCCGGCGAAGGCACGCTCCGGGCCGACCCAGAAGACGTCCACGGAGTGCGCCTCACCCGGGCGGTGCAGCATGAGCTTGCCGTGCCCGCTCCACGCCCGGTGCCCGGCGGCCTGCCACGGGTGCCGCCCGCACGGGAAGCCGCCGGCCTCGGGGAAGCCGAACTCCGCGCCCGGAGGCAGGTAGAGCACGAGCAGGTCGGGCGAGTCCTCGACGCAGATCGTCGGGCAGCCGAACCACACCTCGCCGCGCAGGATCTCGCGCCGGACCACGACGTCGCCCGGCGCGAACCGGCCACCGTCGCCCGCCCGACCACCGCTTCGCCCCGCCTCGCCCGGAAGATCCACTCCCGCAGCCTAGTCAGCGCGGGGCGGCACACCCCCGAGCACGAAGCCCGCGCGTCCGGCGAAATCGGTCGCATGTCGGACAGAACGCGCCGGTTCGGGGGCGACGCGCGGGCCACCGCCTCCCGCCGTCGGCCCCCGGTCGGTGCTGGGAGTCGACGGCGGTCGCGGCGGTGCCGGCCCGCGCACCGGGGACGTCGGGATCAGCCGACGGCCTCCATCACCTCGTCGCTGACGTCGAAGTTCGCGTAGACGTTCTGCACGTCGTCGCAGTCCTCCAGGACGTCGATCAGCTTGAAGATCTTGCGGGCGCCCTCCTCGTCGAGGGGGACGTTGACGCTCGGGATCAGCGACGACTCGGCCGACTCGTACTCGATGCCGGCGTCCTGAAGCGCGGTGCGGACGGCGATCAGGTCGGTCGGCTCGCAGACCACCTCGAACGCCTCACCCAGGTCGTTGACCTCCTCGGCGCCGGCGTCGAGGACCGCCATCATGACGTCGTCCTCGGTCGTCGCGCCCTTGGGGACGATCACCACGCCCTTGCGGGAGAACATGTACGACACCGAGCCCGCGTCGGCGAGCGAGCCGCCGTTACGGGTCAGCGCGGTGCGCACCTCGGTCGCCGCCCGGTTGCGGTTGTCGGTCAGGCACTCGATCAGCATCGCCACGCCGTTCGGGCCGTAGCCCTCGTACATGATGGTCTGCCAGTCGGCGCCGCCGGCCTCCAGGCCCGAGCCGCGCTTGACGGCGCGGTCGATGTTGTCGTTGGGGACCGAGTTCTTCTTCGCCTTCTGGATGGCGTCGTAGAGCGTCGGGTTGCCGGCCGGGTCACCGCCGCCGGTGCGCGCGGCGACCTCGACGTTCTTGATCAGCTTGGCGAACATCTTGCCGCGCTTGGCGTCGATGACCGCCTTCTTGTGCTTGGTCGTCGCCCACTTTGAGTGGCCGGACATCTGCTACCTCCGTTGCTACCCGCCGTCTGCATCGACCGACCGCGCACGCCCCGCCCCCGCCGGCGCACGCGGTGGTGCCGGTCAGCCCTGCGGGAAAGCCGTGACGGGCAGCTGGCCCCGCCGAATCTCGGCAATCCTACCGACGCCCGGCGGGTCGCTGTCACCGCGCCGCGCGCCGCCGTCCCGCCCCGCCCGCCCGCAACGGGACGGACGGGACGAAATCGCGGCTGCGGTCAGGACCCGAAGCCGTACGAGCCCAGCACCCTGAACCCGGAGGTGGACCGCTGTTCGCACCGGTCCTCCAGGCCGGGCCGGTAGCGGCGGAACGACTCCAGCTCTGGCAACGGGCCCGGCAGCTCGGGCGCCACGGCGATGTCCACGAAGCTCCGCTCGTCGTCCAGTTGGAGCGTCACGAACCGCAGCCCGGCCGGCTGGGTCCGGGCCACCTCCTCGTGGACGGCCCCGAGCAGGCGCAGGTGCTCCGACAGGTGCCCGGCCCGGACCCGGTAGCTGATGATGATCGTCTCCATGCTCACCCCATCCGCTCCGCGCCGGCGTCGGCCGCCACCGGGTCACCGGGGCGCGGCTCGCGCGCCTGGGCGACGATCTCCGTCAGCATCGCCGACAAGGCTTCCGCCCGCTCGGTCGCCGGCGCGATCCGCCCCGGTGCCGTCGGATCGCCCGGATCCGCCTCGGAGAAGTCGAAGTCGGTGAAGACGGTCAGCGAGACCGCCGTGGGCACGACCGTCGCCCGCACCTCGGTCAGGACCTGCCGTAGGTGCTCGCCGGCCAGAGTGCCGCCCCGCACGCCGTAGCTGAGTATTCCCGCCGGCTTGCCGTTCCACTCGGCGTGGAGGTAGTCGACGGCGTTCTTCAGCGCGGCCGGCACGGAGTGGTTGTACTCCGGCGTGACGAACACGAACGCGTCACAGGCCCCCACCAGCGCGGACCAGCGGCGGGTGTGCGGGTTGCGGTAGTCGCCGAACATCGCCGGCACCGGCTCGTCGAGCAGCGGCAACTGCTGCTCCGCCAGGTCCAGCACCGTCACGGTCGCCGCACCGGAGCGCACCGCGTCGTGCCCCGTCGCGACCTGCGTCGCCCACCCCGCGACCGCCGGGCAGCGCCGGCCGGGACGGGTGCTTCCCACGATCAGGCCGATCCGGACCGGCCCTGCTGTCTGTGCGTTCTCCATGCCGACGAGCCTGCGACCGGTCCGGCGGCGCGGGGAGACCGCCGCAAGGGTGGCCCCGACAGGGCCACCCTCTGTCGACGGAACACTGCCAGGATGGCCGGGTGATGGACGGGGAGTTGGGCGCGTTCCTGCGTAGCCGCCGGGAAGCCGTGCAGCCGGCCCAGGTCGGCCTCGCCGCAGGATCCCGGCGGCGCACGCCCGGGCTGCGTCGAGCCGAGCTGGCGACGCTCGCACAGGTCAGCGTCGAATACCTGACCCGCCTGGAACAGGGCCGCGACACCCATCCGTCGCCCGAGATCCTCGCCGCACTCGCCGACGCCCTGTTGCTGGACGACGCCGACCGCGAGCATCTGCGGCAGTTGGCGGCGGCGAACCACGGCCGGAGCCTGTGCCCGGGTGAGCGGCAGACGGTCTCCCGCACGGTTCGGCCGACCGTCGGCGCGGTGCTCGACGCGCTGCGGGACTCCCCCGCATACGTGCTGAACCGGCTCGGCGACCTGCTGGCCTGGAACGATCCGTACGACCGGCTGGCCCGCCCGCTGGGCCTGTTCGACGGCGACCGCCCCAACCTGGTGTGGTTCGTGCTGGCCGACGAGCGCGCCCGCGACCACTTCCCCGACTGGGCAAAGCTGGCCGACCAACAGGTCGCCGAGCTGCACCGGCTGCGCCAGGGTGACCCGGCCGTCGACGACTTCGCCGAACGGCTCGCCCGTACGGTCGGCGCGCCCTTCACCGGGCGGTGGCAGCGGCGACCGGTGGCCGCGCCGGTCACCGGTGTGCGAGGGCTGCGGCACCCGGAGGTGGGGCTGCTGCGCCTGACCTACGAAACGCTGGAGTTCGCCGACAGCGACCACCAGCGTCTCGTCGTCCACCTTCCCGCCGACGCGGCCACCGCGGCCGGGTTGGACCGGCTACGGGGCCGCCTGCCCGGGCACCTGCGCTCGGTGGCCGGCTGAGGCGACGGGCCCTCCCGGGCGGAGGACCCTGTCGCCGCCAGTCAGCGGGACGCCCGGACCATCGCCACGAAGTACGCGTGCACCCGCGCGTCGCCGGTCAGCTCCGGGTGGAACGAGGTGGCCAGCAGGTTGCCCTGCCGCACCGCCACGATCCGGCCGGCCGCCGGGCCCTCGGTCACCGTGCCGAGCACCTCGACGCCGTCGCCGACCCGCTCGACCCACGGCGCCCGGATGAACACCGCGTGGAACGGCCCGCCCTCGACGCCGGTGATCCCCACCGACGCCTCGAACGAGTCGACCTGCCGGCCGAACGCGTTGCGCCGCACGGTCATCTCGATGCCGGCGAAGCCGCGCTGGTCGGGGCGGCCGTCGAGGACGTCGCTGGCCAGCATGATCATGCCGGCGCAGGAGCCGTAGACCGGCATGCCGTCGGCGATGCGCTTGTCGATCGGCTCGCGCAGCTCGAAGATGTCGGCGAGCTTGCTGATCGTGGTGGACTCGCCACCGGGGATGACCAGCCCGTCCACCGCGTCCAGCTCCTGCGCACGGCGTACCGGGCGGGCGTCCGCGCCGGCCGCCGCCAGCGCGGCGACGTGCTCGCGGACGTCCCCCTGGAGGGCGAGCACACCGATCACGGGTGCGTCGCTCATGTCACCGTTCCTCTCGTCGACCTGCCGCGGTGGCCCCTCCACCAACCGAGGCGTGCGGAGGGGCGCTTCCTCACCAGCCGCGCTCGGCCAAGCGGTGCGGCTGCGGGATCTCGTCGACGTTGATGCCGACCATCGCCTCGCCCAGGCCCCGGGAGACCTTGGCCAGCACGTCCGGGTCGTCGTGGAAGGTGGTGGCCTTGACGATCGCGGCGGCCCGCTGCGCGGGGTTGCCGGACTTGAAGATGCCGGAGCCGACGAAGACACCCTCGGCGCCGAGCTGCATCATCATCGCGGCGTCGGCCGGGGTGGCGATCCCACCGGCGGTGAAGAGCACCACCGGCAGCTTGCCGCTCTCGGCGACCTCCTTGACCAGCTCGTACGGCGCCTGGAGCTCCTTGGCGGCCACGAACAGCTCGTCGGTCGGCAGCGAGCTCAGCCGGCGGATCTCCTGGCGGATCTTGCGCATGTGGGTCGTGGCGTTGGAGACGTCACCGGTGCCGGCCTCGCCCTTGGAGCGGATCATGGCCGCGCCCTCGGTGATCCGGCGCAGGGCCTCGCCGAGGTTGGTCGCCCCGCAGACGAAGGGCACGGTGAAGGCCCACTTGTCGATGTGGTTCGCGAAGTCGGCCGGGGTCAGCACCTCGGACTCGTCGACGTAGTCGACGCCGAGCGACTGGAGAATCTGGGCCTCCACGAAGTGACCGATCCGGGCCTTGGCCATGACCGGGATGGAGACGGCGTTGATGATGCCGTCGATCATGTCGGGGTCGCTCATCCGGGACACCCCGCCCTGGGCACGGATGTCGGCGGGCACCCGCTCGAGCGCCATCACCGCGACGGCGCCGGCGTCCTCGGCGATCTTGGCCTGCTCGGCGTTGACCACGTCCATGATCACGCCGCCCTTGAGCATCTCGGCCATGCCGCGCTTGACGCGGGCGGTGCCGGTGACGGGGCTGGCGCTAGCGTTCTGGGCACTGGTTTCGGGCACGGGTCATCGCTCCTCGAACGTGCTCGGGGGGTGGCTGCGGAAATGCTACGACGGCTCCAACGCCGATCCGACAGCCAATCAGACCCACGGTGGCCTGCACTGTGGCAGCCATCACCGGCCCCGCGTGCTTCCTCCCCGCGCGCCCCGGTGCTCCCGGAATGCGGAGTCCGTCCCTCCCCCGCCCGCGCTGCTCCCCGCCGCGAAGCCCGTCCCACGTGCGCGCCCCGTCCGGTGATCAGGACGCCACGGACCCCTCAGCGGCCGGATGACGTCCATGGGGTCCTGATCACGACGTCGGGGCTGCGACGCCCGCGCGGCACGGGGACGCGGGGGTCAGGTGGCGGGGACGTCAGCCGGGACGGCGAGGGTGGGATCGTCGATGTCGAAGTAGGTCGGCCAGGGGCGGCGGCGCCCCATCCGCAACAGGCGCACCAGCGGGCGGCCCCGCGCCGCGCGGGCGTCGCGGACCAGGTCGGTGTGCACCTGGCGGGCCAGCGCGAGCCGCCGGCTGGCGCCGATCACCGCCTCGCAGTCCGGATCCGCCGGGTCCAGCTCCACCGCCCGCAGCTGGCGGGTGAGGTCGTTCTCGGCGGCCTCCCGCTCGTCCGGCTCGGCGTCCAGCGCGATCCGCGCCGCCGCGTACAGCTCGACGCCGTAGCGGCGCTCGGCCAGGACCGCGGCGGCCGCCGCCCGGCGCAGCAGGTGGGCCTCCAGGGCGCGGGCCGCCAGCTCCGCCCGGGCGTGCAGCCGCCCGACCCGCCCGGCGGTCCAGACGAGGTACGCCACGACCAGCCCGACGACCAGGGCCGCGAGCACCACCCACCACATGCGCGACATCGTCTAGTCCAGCCCCACCCATTCGGTGTCCATGACCCGCCCGTCGGTGGCCTCGATCGCCGCCGCGTACACCTCCAGCACCCGCCGGGCGACCACGGGCCAGTCGAAGGTTGCCACCACCTGGTCACCGCAGGCGGTCAGCGCGGCCCGGGCGCCGGGATCGTCGAGCAGGTCGGCGAGGGCGGTACGCAGCGCGGCCGGGTCCCCGGTCGGGAACAGCCGGCCGGCCCGGCCGCCGTCGAGCACGCGGCGGAACGCGTCGAGGTCGCTGGCGACGACGGTCGTGCCCGCCGCGAGCGCCTCGGTGAGGATCATGCCGAAGGACTCGCCGCCGGTGTTCGGCGCCACGTAGAGGTGCACGCTGCGCAACATCCGCGCCTTGTCCTCCTCGGAGACCAGCCCGAGGAAGGTCACCCGGTCGCGCAGGTCGGCCGGGAACCGCCCGAACAGGTCGTCCGCGTCGCCGGGCCCGGCGACCAGCAGCCGCAGGCCGGGCCGCTGCCGGGCCAGCTCCACGAAGGCGTCCCGCAGGATCGGGAAGCCCTTGCGGGCCTCGGTGAACCGGCCGAGGAACCCGATCGCGCCGTCGCGGCCCGGCGGGCACTCCCCCGGCCAGCCCGGCAGGGGCAGCGCGTGACTGAACTTCGCGACGGCCACCCCGTTCGGGATCTCCACCGCCCCGCCGTCCATGTGCTCGACCTGCACCTTGCGCGCCAAAGCGCTGACGGCGATCCGGGCGGTGATCCGCTCCAGCACGATCTGGAGCACGCCCTGC
The nucleotide sequence above comes from Micromonospora sp. M71_S20. Encoded proteins:
- a CDS encoding glycosyltransferase family 4 protein, which encodes MRIGIVCPYSFDVPGGVQNHVMDLAEALIGLGHEVSVLAPADEDSPLPPYVVPAGRALPLPYNGSVARIAFGPVSTARVRRWIIRGEFDVLHVHEPLTLSLSLLAVLSARGPVVATFHTAMTRSRALAAAQGVLQIVLERITARIAVSALARKVQVEHMDGGAVEIPNGVAVAKFSHALPLPGWPGECPPGRDGAIGFLGRFTEARKGFPILRDAFVELARQRPGLRLLVAGPGDADDLFGRFPADLRDRVTFLGLVSEEDKARMLRSVHLYVAPNTGGESFGMILTEALAAGTTVVASDLDAFRRVLDGGRAGRLFPTGDPAALRTALADLLDDPGARAALTACGDQVVATFDWPVVARRVLEVYAAAIEATDGRVMDTEWVGLD